In uncultured Propionivibrio sp., the sequence ACCCTCGAGCCGCGTGATTCCGCGCCCTTCGTGATCCAGCGATTCGATGATTCCGGTCGGCATGCCGCACTATTCCCGCAAAAAAGGGGGACATTTTAGCCGCGGCGGGCCAATCAGGAAAACTGAACTTCGAGACGGGCGCCGTGACCGGCCGGATTATCGAGTACGCGCAGCACGGCGCCGTGGCGGGCGGCGATCTCCTTGGCAATGGCCAGGCCCAGCCCGCAGCCGTCGCCGGCAGCGCCCGGCCGCCGATAGAAACGTTCGAAGATGAGCGCGCGATCCTCGGGCGGAATGCCGGGACCGTCGTCGTCGACGTAGAGCGTCAGCGGCGAGAGCGTGAGGCCGAGCGTCACCTGCCCGTTCTCGCGTCCGTAGCGGATCGCGTTATCGACGAGATTGGCGATCATCTCGCGCAGCAGATAGGCCTCGCCGACGAGGCGTCCGCCGGCATCCGGACCTTCGTAGCCGAGATCGATGCCGCGCGCGATGGCGGCGTCGGCTGAACGCTCGAGTTCTTCGCGCGCCAGTTCGGCGAGGTCGACTTCGCCCATTTCAAGCGTTTTTTCGGCCGACCGGTCGGAGCGCGCCAGCGTCAGCAACTGGTGCACCATGTGCCGCGAGCGCGTGATCGCCTTGAGCACATGTGACAGCGCCTCGCTGGTACGCACCGGATCGGACTCGCGCAGGGCGCGCTCGGCCTGGACCTGCAGGGTCGCCAGCGGCGTACGCAACTGGTGCGCGGCATTGGCGACGAAACGGCGCTGCGTCAGCTGCGCATCGGCGACCTTGCCGATCAGCTGGTTGGTCGCATCGAGCAGAGGCCGCAATTCGTTCGGCAGATACTTCAGGTCGTCGATCGGTTCAAGCCGCTCCGGCTCGTAGTTCGACAGC encodes:
- a CDS encoding sensor histidine kinase N-terminal domain-containing protein; protein product: MPRDSGYSLRQRLLVRLWGTLFIVLVLSTVAALALARHIGTVVYDHWLYDSAMTLAEQVKVRDGKSVLELPRSSVEMFEWDRVDRVFGEVSSQKGGMLFSNARFPKLGGTLAPGKPRFYDTQVNGKQARVVALRIKEGAAPDDEVTIQVAETRVKRDSLLSDILLIFLPMQAVILVVTCLLVWFAVTSSLRAVEDIALRLSNYEPERLEPIDDLKYLPNELRPLLDATNQLIGKVADAQLTQRRFVANAAHQLRTPLATLQVQAERALRESDPVRTSEALSHVLKAITRSRHMVHQLLTLARSDRSAEKTLEMGEVDLAELAREELERSADAAIARGIDLGYEGPDAGGRLVGEAYLLREMIANLVDNAIRYGRENGQVTLGLTLSPLTLYVDDDGPGIPPEDRALIFERFYRRPGAAGDGCGLGLAIAKEIAARHGAVLRVLDNPAGHGARLEVQFS